Within the Mastacembelus armatus chromosome 23, fMasArm1.2, whole genome shotgun sequence genome, the region TCGAAAAAGAGGACGAGGTAGAGTTTCTCTTCGGCTTTGTACTGCATCTGTTCTCCGATGCGGAGCACGTCCATGGGGGGTAAGGGGATGGACACCCCGTTGTGCTGGCAGCCAACACGCGGCATGTGGGGGTCGATGATCTATGCACAGCAGGAGAGTGTAGAGGCGAGTTAGACACATATGCTTAtgaatgcaaacacagcaaacgAATAGTGGATTCAGACATGTTTTGTCCTCACATGCAGTATGAATGGTAGGACCAAGCCTCAGACACATCTCAAAGATAATTAAAGCAAACCACTATTCCAAGCAACACTACAAAAAGTCAGAATCCTTTTAGGATTACGAGATTTCAGCttgtgatttttaataaatgtttatttaataataaactcTGCAAAAAGCAATGAAGTCTGAATACTTTTAGGTGCCCCTGTAAATTCACAGATGGAATTACTCAAACATATAGTGAAGATGTTCATACTgcttacacatacacataaatgcATGTACACTACCAGCTTTCCTCATTCGTCCTTTCATGCTAAGGTCAAATTAAACTGgttaacagtgaaagactgccACCTAGaggaaaacatacagttttGAAAAGTGGGCACTTGCTACCTAATAGAACAGCTGTAATGAAACTGCGAGTTCATCCTGTGACACAAGAGTGTCATAATTAGGTTCCAATGTGTCCCACAGTGAAGAGATGACAACAAAATGTCAGAATGAAAAGACTTTAGTCAGTGATTGTCATgcatctctctcacactcaccaAGGCAGGGTAGGAAGGGTATCCGCTACATTTGGCCCAAACTAGCTTTAGGGGTTCCAGTGCAACTGTTGCAGCACTAGCGGGCATCCAAATATTGCTGTTGCCAACCTCTATGGAAGCGGGAACAACAGAAGTTATGTGTGGGTTTAAACACAGTGCACAGTAGCACACTTCCAAAGGTATGCATTAAGAGCAGGAGCACATACAGCATACAAGTGTGGGAAATTAACTTCTCCCTTTAAGAGCCACAGTGAATGACAGATATTAAAATTTACCAGCCACTTGTTCCATTTAATTAGCCAAATATGAATTTTAGATGAGGGGGAGAGTCTCCAGATGCTGACTGGTTATATGCCACGGTGGCAGGCAGAGCACACAGACGCACCGGTCTCTGCCAAAAGTTACAGAAACTTGGCTGATAGCTGCTGTTAATTTCCAACCCTGCTTTCTATGTGTGCACGAGTACCAGGTGGCTGCAAGTTTGATCAAGTTAAACTTTTATGATCAAACTGATACTGAAgctataatacaatataatgtcCATTCTACTGTGAAATATGTAGAATAACCCTGCACCTTTTATGGTTTTCATTATGTAATCTGAGATATCTGGGAATTTACACAAATACATTAGTTTTCAGCCACAGTCAggctaaaataaatgtgttttgttttatactaATAAATTTTCAAACTTGATTTATGTATCAGAAAGTTATTATGACCTATTGATACAGGTAGAGCTGCACCTAATAGTTACTTTCTTGATTAAATCTATAAAATGACAGTAAGTAGTGAAATATGCCTGTTAGAATTTTGAAAACTAAGTGAAATCAATATGTCACTGGAAATAAATAGAGAAAAGCTTTTCAATTTTTCTGAATAAAATAAGTCTCTATACAATACCCCACATGCATGCAGATTATTTTGCTGCTTTGCAGCCAACCTACCAGCAGCGATCCGTGCAGCTTTTGCAAAATTCCCGGTTTCGATGCAGGCAATTAATTCATTCTTGTCATCCACAGTGTTTCTCCGGACCAAGGCGGGTTTTCCTTTCCCACATTTTGGAAGACTGAGAACAGTGCTGGAATCAAAAcagaagacaaaagaaaattaaCATTAGAAAATAAGTGGACAGTGGGCACTGAAACAATATCATGCTCCAAAATAAACTGCTAGAAAACATACAGtaggtacggaaagtattcagacccctttaaatttttcactttgtgtcattgcagccatttgccaaaatcaaaaaagttcattttatttctcattaatgtacactcagcaccccatcttgacagaaaaaaacaaatgtagaaatttttgcaaatttattaaaaaagaaaaactgaaatatcacatggtcataagtattcagaccctttgcagtgacactcatatttaactcacatgctgtccatttcttctgatcctccttgagatggttctgctccttcattggagtccagctgtgtttaattaaactgattggacttgattaggaaaggcacacacctgtctatataagaccttacagctcacagtgcatgtcagagcaaatgagaatcatgaggtcgaaggaactgcccaaggagctcagagacagaattgtggcaaggcacagatctggccaaggttacaaaagaatttctgcagcactcaaggttcctaagagcacagtggcctccataatcctcaaatggaaaaagtttgggacgaccagaactcttcctagacctggccgtccagccaaactgagcaatcgtgggagaagagccttggtgagagaggtaaagaagaacccaaagatcactgtggctgagctccagagatgcagtagggagatgggagaaagttccacaaagtcaactatcactgcagccctccaccagtcggggctttatggcagagtggcccgacggaagcttctcctcagtgcaagacacattaaagcctgcatagagtttgccaaaaactcatgaaggactcccagaccatgagaaataagattctctggtctgatgagaccaagattgaactttttggcgttaattctaagcggtatgtgtggagaaaaccaggcactgctcatcacctgcccaatacaatccctacagtgaaacatggtggtgggagcatcatgttgtgggggtgtttttcagctgcagggacaggacgactggttgcacttgaaggaaagatgaatgcggccaagtacagagatatcctggaagaaaacctcttccagagtgctcaggacctcagactgggccgaaggttcacctttcaacaggacaatgaccctaagcacacagctaaaataacaaaggagtggcttcggaacaactctgtgaccgttcttgactggctcagccagagccctgacctaaacccaattgagcatctctggagagacctgaaaatggctgtccaccaacgttcaccatccaacctgacagaactggagaggatctgcaaggaagaatggcagaggatccccaaatccaggtgtgaaaaacttgttgcatcattcccaagaagactcatggctgtactagctcaaaagggtgcttctactcaatactgagcacagggtctgaattcttatgaccatgtgatatttcagtttttcttttttaataaatttgcaaaaatttcgacatttctgtttttttctgtcaagatggggtgctgagtgtacattgagaaataaaatgaactttgattttggcaaatggctgcaatgacacagagtgaaacatttaaaggggtctgaatactttctgtacccactggAGATAGACCAACTGGCGTTGCCTTCTTTAGGCACTGCTGTGATAACAAGTCAGTTATATTATTACACTGCTCCTTCATTCATATTTTGTTGCAGAACCCCAAtgacaaaatgccaaaaaagaAACGTCACAGTAATACACGTTTGCGTTTTTCATATAATGATTTACCTGGTGCTTCCTGGCAGACTGCTACATGAGGAGATGGACGACTCAGAGGCACAGCGTCTTCGTGGTTCCACAGGTCTACTGGTTCTACTGGGTTCTTCTAGCTCCTTCTCCTCGTCCACCTCCAGAAATCCACTTGACAATCCTGAACATAAGAACACAAGGCAGAAATTGGTTTCACTTCCTACTTTATGATCCAAATCCTACAATCTGAGCCACTCCTGGCTACAGGGTGTTGATCCAACCACTAATCTaatttaaacaaacatatgtAAGGGAGTAAACAAGTGCTTGTTATTCCTTACTACTGTGCTATTTAAATTTTTACTGTGATGACTTGTAAGCAGTCTAACAGCTAATTGCCATGTTTGTGCTGCCAGTTTCAGTGGTTGGCAGCAGAGCTAAATACTGCTGTGCTCAATTAATCAAGGACTTGAAGAATTATCAATCAACTTCTCACATATTGAAATTCAAAGAAATGTTTAGCCATGCTGAAAATTGTGACCATTCTTGAAAAATTCACACATTACTGTAAGGTGATGAAAATATCGAATGGCCAGGCAAACCtatggtaatttttttttaggcaGAGTTTTTTTGAGGGTATTTTAATTTGTGCACATTTTACCAGTGTCAATTCTTTTAACACGAgactctccctcctcttcatgCTCTCCTTCTACCCCCTCCTCTTCGCTGTCTCTGCTGCCACTgtgcttcctcttcctgctgtGAAGCAGTGTCTCCAGCCTCGGTATGACCACTGACAGGAAGGATTTGGAGCCCAGCTGTGCCTCGTCCTCATTTTCCTCATCCTTgctctctttactgtctatACCGTCACTCCCCTTGTCTCCGTTCTTTGGAGGCTTCAAGGGACTCGCAGCCTTCGATTTGCGGAAGAGCACAGCAGTACGACGGCTAACGGGACATGTGGGCTCAGCGAGGGTCGATGTGGCCACCATGTTCACGTCTCTGTCCAGCAGGGAGCTCTGGAGGCCATCATGAGAGTGACCGTTGAGGCGTGGGGTAGAGGCAAGCAGTTCTGGTATTTCTTCATCAAATTTGACTCGCTTGCTGTGAGTCTTGTCTTCGCAGTCTGGGACTTCATTGATTGGCTTGAGGGTGGGGGGCTCGGGGTCTGTGTCTGAGTGGATGAGGGGAGGTATAGAGTCTGAAGGTTCCAGTTTAGGTGGAAGAGACTTGTCTCCTGTGGGGTAGGAGAATACAAAAAGCACAATTATTTGATTGTGTCACcaatattattcatttaaacCATGAAGTACTGTACAACACACACGCTGTATTCAGTTATCATGCACCAcatttctttatatttgtttattagAAGTGCTACCAGGATTTCTCTGGGTTTTAAGTACAAATAggaaaaaatataacaaaactgTAGCCATGACAAAGCCCAAACAGTATGCCCAGCACTACAGCACTATTAGCGACAGTAATGTGCTCCAACATTCACATTTTGTCCTTGTATTCAGAGAAAAGCTGATATGGCATATTATCATACAGCTTTTGGGTTTatcaaaaaaaggaaaacaaggtGTTACGTACCATAACACCAAGACACTCCTATGTATAAAAAATGAGAACAGACTTCTTCCAtccatttttagattttaagcTTATAACTCTGTCTTCAGCAGACATCTTGTTACTGTGAGTTTAAGCTTGAGGAAGCCACCACGATGACGTACTGTGGCACAGTATCACTGTGTTAGGACCGTTGTTTACAAATGATTAGTAGTGATTCGAGTTTGGTACTTATGTGTTATGTGTATTAGCAGGCAGTGTTTGTTCCCATGATCATTTCCTCAATGACACACAAGAATGTCAAGCAACGCCACCGTCTCTCTGCTGCTAGACAACCACCACCTCCTACCTGAAGTTGTGGTTGTCTGGTTCTCTGATTCGCAACAAGAAgttcacaaaatgttttgtgtgcacTCTATACAGATCAATGTCATTGATCCACaagaaatcactttttttttttttttggcttttccGCACTTTCACTGACTTTTTACAGTCCACCTACTGCAGTGGTAGCTTGTTCTGAATTTCAAAACCTACAACTACTATTCTATATTAATagctaaaacattttttttcctctcaaagTTAGAGCCAatttattcaaattttaatgtaatacataaataaataaataaataaacgcaCCACACAAAACCTGTAGACGCTACATCTGCAATGAACATTAAAGTTTTATGACCCATATTATATTTGTTGGCTCTATTGTGTGCCAATTAAGATATACTTTATTGATATACTAAATATGTGACAATGTCCCTGAAAAACTTAATACACATTTACAGATAATGTAACCACTAATAACCCTATTCAGTAGTTTTATagtttataaaataattaagatatacagtatatatatatatatatatatatatatatatatatatataaatcgCTTCAGACATACCCTCATCATCTGGGAAATGTCCATTGGGCATCAGTCTTTCCTCTCTAGGTTTGCCCAGCTCTGGGTAGGAGGATGCTGAGGAAGATGATGCTAATGTGGAAGGGGTTATAGAGGAAGAACAGTGGTGGTGAGAAGGCAGAACTTTCTTTAAACTCATTTCATTGCGAACATCATTGATGGTTTTTTTGAGCAGCTTAAGGCGCTTGCTGCGTGAGGGGCTGGACTTCATGGCACAGGTCAGGTCAAACTTCTCCAGGAGTTGCTGCAACTGCTTGTCAAGAGACAGATGCTCCCGACTGGATGGCACTAGTAGGCGGTCCACTAAGAAAAGAAGTACAACAATTAATATGACATTAAAAGCTGGTTTTGTTTGACAAATTTTATGAAAACCCCACATTTATTTGCtctaatgatgaaaacatgtcaCAAACGTGTATATCTTTGCCACTGTCCTTACCATCCTCCCAAGAAAACGAAGGTGGTGCTTTGATTTCAGGAGCCTCAGCCAGATGCATGCCACTGTCCACATCAAAGCCAATTCTCTCCACATCACGCCGGGCTTTTCTAAGCAGGGCTCCACCCTGGTCTCGCAGGCGAACTGCAGCCCGGTAGAAATAAGTGTCCTTCGAGTTATACTTCATGCAATTGTCAATAACGAGGTTGAAGTCATTCTCAAACTGCTCAAAGTTGTTGTAGCCCTGTGCGTCGATGCGCTGCCGCATGGTAGAGAAGTCCATTGGGTGCTTGACGTGGTCAAGGTAGTCAGGCACctacaacaaacagcagataaagtgatacaaatataaaaaaattaaaagatggagaaaaaaaattaaaaagtaaaaagctaCATTTTTCAAATGACTTAAAGCACCTAAAAGAATTACTGTCTGTTACCTGTTTACTCAGCATACTTTACCACATTTGAAgatttcacatacagtatgaaaagTTTTTATGCTTCACATTAAAGCAGGGCATATTATCTTTAAAATCATATAGAACCACATATAGAAAGACTTTTCTTACATGCAAATATAACCAGAAAAAGGAATGGGCTACGAGTAGAGACAAAAAGCAGCGCCCAACGTGGGGCTCGAACCCACGaccctgagattaagagtctcatgctctaccgactgagctaGCCGGGCTTGCTAAAGATAAAAGAAGCACACCCTTCACATTTCACAGACCTCACCAGCTGCCAAAGGCTCATAATCTCAAGTTACACATTGCAGTTAGCAGGAAGTCACATTGCTTAACACTTGTCTGCACAGGCGGCAGAGGTGGGGGGGGATTACTATCAAAAACCTGTTACATTCTTTTGTGGTGGTGTTTCTGAGTGCAACTTCTAACAGCTGTGTGGTAAGACAAGGGAAACCAGAGGCTGTGATTATTCTCACTTTGTAAGCAATTTTCTTAAGATCTCTTTGATGTGTCTGAGCTTTTAGAGATTAGGGAAGCTCATATCAACAACTTGATATGTACAGTAATCACATTATGTTGTCTTCCCCCGGATTCGTGGGTCTAATTTGctttggaaaaacacaaaaaatttaaattaagtGCATGATTTCTCATTTATCATGTACACCATTTGTATAAAAACACATAGCCCGGTGTTTCAAGAAGCACTTATCTggtcatcagaaaaataaaacaaaaccactggACTGCTGTTAATGGGCTTTCATCCTAACAATAACCTAAAAGCAAAATACAGACGTCTGGGCTGAAATATGGTACAGCAAGTGCAGTTTTCCTTATTAAACAGGAAGTTTCTGGACATGTACTTTTTTTAAGCTTGAAAGTTCTTCAAGGCAATattgcacacacaaaaaggaaaaggactGATaatgtacagaaataaaaaacaaatacccCTTATAAAACAAAGCAGTTCTGTACAAGAAATGGGTTTTGCAACATATgcacacattcatattcatgCATGGGAAAACATTAAGCAAGAATATGTGAAATCCTAAGGATTAAGAACAATATTTTTGTGGGACCGAGTGCAAAAAAGTATCCACTGAAGTTCACCTCATTGACATCGACCGGCTGGGTGAAGATTCTGGCCTGGTCTTTTGCCTGGAGCTGGTCCAACAGAGCTCTGAGCAAAATACTGAAGGGAGTCAGCTGCATCTCCAGAAGAGTCTCCTGCAGTTTAATCTACACCACAGTGTAAAAGGAAATCATTACTACTCAGATCAGCTACTTTCAGATAGTAGAAATTCTCTGACCACAGGTTAAGTCAAAAGCCGATGGATTCCTCCACTCCTACCTCTTCCCTCTTGAGCTTCTCCCGTTTGCGGATTAGCTCCAGCAGCAGCCGGGCTCTCTCCAAGTCATGTCGAAGACGGTGCCATTCCTTCAACTGGTCCTTTAATGTCCTGCTCTTGTCCTCACTCTGTCTCTGGAGGggtcaataaaataaacagtttggCATTAAAAAGCACAACAGAATCGAACATGTCCAGCTTGCATAACaggtaaatgtaaatgtaaggTCATCTGCAACATTATAGCCCACAGTAAACAGCATGGttggaaaaacattaaaatatataaggCTTAACAATACAAGTGAAAATGAATAACATATTTTGAATTCCATAAATTACTGTTACTTTATTAAAAGGCAAAATGAAGTTCAAAGTCTTCTGTGGTTGACTGACAGATGAACAAACCGGTTGCACATTCTTCTGAGACTGCGAGCTTGTCTGAAGGCGTCTGATGAGAGGTAGCCCATTTCTAGACTGCCTCTTTAGTGTCCAGTAATTTAGGACCAGTTCCACAAatgctttcttcttctgtacTGACACCTGGTTCAAGATGGTTTGTAACCTAGAGAAGCCACAAGCATAAAGCTCATGAGAGACACCAGCACAACTACAACACCTCACATGTCACCAGCTGCTTTGCAGTGCATTTCACCAGGGATGCAGATTCttagaaaacagcagctgtaacaGCCACAGGCTGAATTGAACCAGCACTTGACATTAGCAAAATGCATACAAGCACATCATCAGGGAGGCTAAATATTATCTAGTATCACATGGTCAAACCCTGCAACACTGTGTCTACTATATGTCCTTATAGACAGAAGTTTCTCTATACCATTACTACTCAAAGCAGCAAAGCAAATATTAGTTTGTGAACATGCCATCCCAAATAAAGAAACTGCAGTATGTAATTATGTAATTTATGTACCTGTGAGCAGGGAAAACAGGCACAGTAGCAGGGGTTGAAGCTTCACTTTCAACTTCAGACTCAGGTTTCTTACTcttactcttcttcttctgctgctttccTTTTGGCTGTCCATTAGCAGCACCTCTCCCTTTATCCACTTTCTTACATAGTACATTTTTGGGTTTGGCATCATCATAGATCTTAAGTGGCCTCCTTACGCAGCCATTAGGTGTGTGAGCTCCACAGTAGGCGGTCTTTTTCACTGAGAAAGTGGGTTCTCCCGTTTCCGTTACATCTTTTATGGGCTCCATCTTCATGAAGAGGCCTGCCTTTTGGGCACAGCTAACATGGAAGGCAGTGTAGCAGTTGGCTTTGTGGCACTGGATGCATGCCCCAACACCTTTCTCCTTGCAGAGGTAGCAGTTGAGCTTCCAGCGGGCTGGGGGAATTTGGCTGACACCATCGATGGGTTCGATGAAGGTGGTATTAGAGAATCCAACCTCAGGGATCCAGAGGGCACATACCACATGACCCCAGCGGCCATCGTCAGTCTTTTTAACTGCTCCACCCGTGTTAGGACAAAGGATGCAGTCTGCAGGCTGGCTGGGTGACTGGAGGCAGTGCCTACAAAGCCACTGTCCTTCAGGAATGTACGGCACACCATAACATTCCTGGTGCACTGCCACGTTGCACATATCGCAAAATAAAATAGCGTTGCGGTTGTGACACTCTCCGTCCATGCAGATGCAGCAGATcgcatcatcatcaccatcaacAGTAGCTTGCTTTTCACTGCCTTGGTCCAGACTCTCTAGGTACAACTCTTTCTCAAAGCGGTCAACAAGGAACTCAAAAACGTTGTGAGAGACTTGGCTAACCCCTTCACTTCGCCGTTTTTCATTAACCAAATCCAACCAGGCGTAGTCTTCTTCATCCATGTCATATTCTGTTTCCTCATCTAgctcttcctctgtcttctctgcGTATTTATAATAGGCGGCTGGGCGCTTTGGAACCGCTGGAAGATTATATTCCACTGTACGGAATTTAGGTTCTGGAAGCTTTGGCCCGGTATTACCACTACTGTGATGTCTGCCTACCTCTCCATGACCAGTGATGCCGAGTGCAGCATTTCTCTTCTCCTGATTGTTTTTTAGTCGGACTGACCTCAGGAGGACCTGCTGTTGTGGCTTCTCTGCATTCTCCTTATTGCTGGTACACTCCATCATCTCCTGCACCATGGGGTCATCATCTGAGATCACATCCAGCTTGTCATATATGCTGAGGCGATGGATACGGCCATCGATCTCAAACTCCACCATGCGCTGAGCCTGCTCGTAAGTCAAGATCTGCTTGTTGGGCGAAGGCTTGATGGGAGATGGCGGCCTGTGCGGCACCGCAACCCGGTGCTGCCGAgctttcttcttcatcttgaCGCTCCGTGTTGCTGCGGAGGCACAGATTGGAGAGATCTGCATGTAATTTATTTGAGTcaagcaaattaaaacaaaggcAGATGTATTTTATCAGGACGGCTGCCAAATAAATAGTATGATAATTTACTGACAGTATTCTATGGCATACAGCCACAAGTAagttgaaaagcaaatacagcTGCTGCCTGTTCTGACTGTAAACACTGGGTCGTTATTTCTGTGACTTAGAACGTGTGTGGTTACAGCTCCATGGTGTGAATACTGTCAAGCAATGTTAGCTGAGTTAGCTGCACACTTGGCAGGAAACTGATGCACTTCATTATTTTAGTAGAAGTGCTATGAGATGGCAATAGTGTGCAGTGTTATAAAGCTCTGCAacaaaaattctgttttatgtttacaataaacaaaaaaacaaccaggttcaggtgagaaagtgacactacctgactgcattacccatAACACCCCAGTATCCAAATAGTGATATAAATCTGTATGGATCAAATTGTGCCTTTTAGAAGTTTACAGAGTCTATGACTGGATGCTAAGCATGCTATTTGACTGACAATGATGTGTACAAATCCACATTCTCCATGGGGGCTGAGCACCCCTGaaagtctgatcctagaatCGCCCCTGGACGTTACTGCCCCCAGACCAGGGTGACCATCTATGTTTTCTTAATGAATGAGGGCCTTTAACTGCGGCGGGAGGTGGCAACACGACACATTAGGAACAGGACTGTGCAGCACTCGGCACTTTCCCATTTGCTACAGGGATGCTGTGGCCTTTCTACTGGTTAGGCGCAGCCATAGGGGCCAAGCTGCTAACAATAACATCAGCTAGCCAGAGGAGCTAGCCACCCTCCTAACGGAGCAAATGGCGTCAAACTGAACAGCTCTTTAAAACAGCAGCTAACTCAAACCCGGGCTGCAACACTAGACAACCATTTCCCAGATGCGCCGTGTGTCTTTTTCGTCGTCGACgcattaaaacacagaaaagcaaataaaaccaaagcacATACCTCGGATGCACGAACAGTTTTGCTAGTTGAAGAATACGGCAGCTAGCCAGCAGGCTCACAAAGCAATGGCGACAGGGCCTGCTAAGTGGCTCTAACTCCGCACACAACGCTCTCATCCACCGGGCGATACTGGGCTGTTTTCCCCccactgacaaaaacagagagacgCCTGCTTGGTGCCTGATAGGTTTCGACAATAAGCCCTACAGAGAACACAGTTGTCTGCTCTGTGGACCATTCATGGGCTAGAATCAGTCGCTAGCCACAGTCGACACAGACGCTCATCCCCCAACATAACAATGCGTTTCGGCAGACAACTCCCACCCGCACGCACCGCTCTACGTGTGACGCTGGAGGTCATGTTGGTGGTGAGTCGTACATTTCACACAAAAGCCCATCTGTCACACAAATCAACGCACTGCCTTTTGTCGACCCTtactagacacacacacactgctccaaACAAAGCTCGAATCACCcatcactgtttgttttttccgtGGTGTGTTAGGTCGTAATAAGTTTCGATCTGTCATGTGTCTTACTTGAATCAGCATTTCTCCTGTAGTCACAGAGGACAGTCGGGACGCGggcacaacaacaaacacacgcCCCACCCGTGGAATAACACTGGCCCCAAAATGATGCTCTGCGGGTCAAGTGGGCCCATCGGGTTACAGCAataataacacactgtttaaaagAATGACAGTGAATGCAACACCTACAGGCAGTCCTGCTGTCACTGAGCACTAATTATTTCATAGTGACACGTTAAAGTATGcaatagttattattattattatagtatgtTACTTTGTTGTAGTAACGTAAGTAAGTAACTTTATTTAGACTTAGactaaactttattcatccacaAGGGACATGGTCGTAGGTCGTAGTAGCtcaattacacacaaacaccacacaaaaaGATAACAAAATAGTATAACACAggttacaataaaataaaataaatataatacaatattctACGCGGAGAGATAGAAGATATAAGATTAGATAGCACCtttcacaaataaaaatcataaagtGCTGTACAATAAAATAGCCGTAGGCTTAAAGCAAAACACAGAGTAAAAtcaatgatgaatgaatgaatataataaataaaacaaatagatGAAACACaggaataataaaataaaccataaaaataaagcaaaataatgtTGTGTGTTgcgaaaaaaataaaatgcatgcgTTTGTCTTTTAAATATTAGCGTCAGTTTTAAGACGTGTAGGTCTAATAATGTGTGATGTATATTTCTTAAATGTGTtaccccctcctcccccctcctcccccctccagTGACATCATTAAAACCTGTTCCTTCCGTCCGACGCTGTGTGGAGCTGCTTCGGCCCAACGTGAACTGCTAGCAAACCAGGAGACAAAAGCAACAAAGTGAACCCCCCTCCGGATCAATCAAATGTGTCATATTTAACCGTTTATGAGCCGAAACCCGGCGATCACGTCGTCATCCTTCGCGGTAAGTGTGCCGAGCTCACGAACATGTGTGAGGAGCCTTCACCGCGGCCAGGACGTCGTGCTGAGCCCCGGGCTCACTCGGATCCCGTGT harbors:
- the brd1a gene encoding bromodomain-containing protein 1 isoform X1, whose translation is MKKKARQHRVAVPHRPPSPIKPSPNKQILTYEQAQRMVEFEIDGRIHRLSIYDKLDVISDDDPMVQEMMECTSNKENAEKPQQQVLLRSVRLKNNQEKRNAALGITGHGEVGRHHSSGNTGPKLPEPKFRTVEYNLPAVPKRPAAYYKYAEKTEEELDEETEYDMDEEDYAWLDLVNEKRRSEGVSQVSHNVFEFLVDRFEKELYLESLDQGSEKQATVDGDDDAICCICMDGECHNRNAILFCDMCNVAVHQECYGVPYIPEGQWLCRHCLQSPSQPADCILCPNTGGAVKKTDDGRWGHVVCALWIPEVGFSNTTFIEPIDGVSQIPPARWKLNCYLCKEKGVGACIQCHKANCYTAFHVSCAQKAGLFMKMEPIKDVTETGEPTFSVKKTAYCGAHTPNGCVRRPLKIYDDAKPKNVLCKKVDKGRGAANGQPKGKQQKKKSKSKKPESEVESEASTPATVPVFPAHRLQTILNQVSVQKKKAFVELVLNYWTLKRQSRNGLPLIRRLQTSSQSQKNVQPVCSSVSQPQKTLNFILPFNKRQSEDKSRTLKDQLKEWHRLRHDLERARLLLELIRKREKLKREEIKLQETLLEMQLTPFSILLRALLDQLQAKDQARIFTQPVDVNEVPDYLDHVKHPMDFSTMRQRIDAQGYNNFEQFENDFNLVIDNCMKYNSKDTYFYRAAVRLRDQGGALLRKARRDVERIGFDVDSGMHLAEAPEIKAPPSFSWEDVDRLLVPSSREHLSLDKQLQQLLEKFDLTCAMKSSPSRSKRLKLLKKTINDVRNEMSLKKVLPSHHHCSSSITPSTLASSSSASSYPELGKPREERLMPNGHFPDDEGDKSLPPKLEPSDSIPPLIHSDTDPEPPTLKPINEVPDCEDKTHSKRVKFDEEIPELLASTPRLNGHSHDGLQSSLLDRDVNMVATSTLAEPTCPVSRRTAVLFRKSKAASPLKPPKNGDKGSDGIDSKESKDEENEDEAQLGSKSFLSVVIPRLETLLHSRKRKHSGSRDSEEEGVEGEHEEEGESRVKRIDTGLSSGFLEVDEEKELEEPSRTSRPVEPRRRCASESSISSCSSLPGSTSTVLSLPKCGKGKPALVRRNTVDDKNELIACIETGNFAKAARIAAEVGNSNIWMPASAATVALEPLKLVWAKCSGYPSYPALIIDPHMPRVGCQHNGVSIPLPPMDVLRIGEQMQYKAEEKLYLVLFFDNKRSWQWLPRSKMVPLGIDKTIDKIKMMEGRTSSIRKAVQIAFSRAMNHLSIVQDEPVSDLSDVD